CATTTTTATTCCTGGTAATCATGATTGGTATCATGGTTTAGATGGTCTAAAAAGAGAAGAAAAACTAGTTGAAAAAGCATTGGGAAAATCAGCTTTTTTACCGAATAATGGTTGTCCGTTAGAAAAAGTTAATATTTCTGATGACATTGTTTTAATTATTGTAGATACACATTGGTATTTAACAAATTGGGACAAGCACCCAACAATAAATGACGACTGTGAAATTAAAACAAGAACGAAATTTTTTGATGAATTTGAAGGTTTAATAAAAAAAGCAAGAGGAAAAACAACCATTGTAGCGCTGCATCACCCAATGTTTACAAACGGTTCTCATGGAGGAAAATATTCTTTTAAAAGTCATACAAATCCGTTACCAATTCTAGGTTCTCTTAAAAATTTAATTAGAAAAACATCCGGACTTTCAAATACCGACATTCAAAATAAAAAATACAACGAGCTTAGAAAACGCATAATAACGCTTTCTCAAGAAAATGATAAAACTATTTTTGTTTCTGGTCACGATCATAATTTACAATACATTGTAGAAGACAATCTTCCGCAAATAGTTAGTGGTTCTGGTTCTAAAACAACACCAACAAAATTATCTGGCAATGCTAAATTTACATATGCTGCACAAGGTTTTGCTAAATTAAATATTTACAAAGATGGTTCTTCTAACGTTCGTTTTTATACTGTAAAAGATGATAAAGTTGTTTATGAAACCAACGTTTTACCAGCAAATGAAAAGAAAAACTACACCACGTTTCCTAAAAGCAACATTACAGAGAAAAAATCTTCTATTTATACCAAAGAAGAAATTGATAAAAGCGGCGTTTATCGTTTTTTATGGGGAAAGCGTTACAGAAAATATTTTGGTACAGAAGTAAATGCACCAACCGTAAATTTAGACACCCTTTTTGGTGGTTTACGACCTGTTAGAAAAGGTGGTGGTCATCAATCTAAATCTTTAAGACTAAAGGATAAAAAAGGAAGAGAATATGTAATGCGTGCCTTGCGTAAAAATGCAGTACAATATTTACAAGCTGTAGCCTTTAAAGACCAATATATAGAAGGCCAATTTAATGATACGGCTACAGAAGATTTATTAAGTGATGTTTTTACAGGCTCACATCCGTATGCGCCTTTTACTATTGGTAAATTATCTGATGCTGTTGGCGTTTATCATACAAATCCGGTTTTATACTACATACCAAAACAAAATAGTTTGGGGAGTTTTAATACTGAATTTGGTGATGAATTATACATGATAGAAGAACGTGCTTCTTCTGGTCATGGAGACAAAGAAAGCTTTGGTTTTTCTAATGAATTAATTAGTACAGACGATTTACTAAAAAAATTAAATAAAAACGAAAACCATATTTTAGATGAAAAATCTTACATAAGAGCGCGTTTATTTGATATGCTAATTGGAGATTGGGATAGACATGAAGACCAATGGAGATGGGCTGAATTTGAAGAAGGAGAGCAAACTATTTACAGACCCGTGCCTAGAGATAGAGATCAGGCATTTTCTATTTTTGGTGATGGATTTTTATTGAGTGTTGCTACAAAAATAATACCTACTTTACGATTAATGCAATCTTATGAAGAAGAATTAAATAGCCCTAAATGGTTTAATTTAGAGCCTTATCCTTTAGACATGGCCTTAATTACCACCGCAAATAAAGCCGATTGGGATGCACAAGTAAAGAGGATAACTACACACCTTACAGATGCAATAATAGACGATGCTTTTACTAATTTTCCTATTGAAGTAAGAGATAAAACAGTAGCAGAAATAAAAACAAAACTACAAGGTAGAAGACGAAATTTACAGAAAATCTCTGATACTTATTTTGATCATATCAATAAGTTTCAGGTAATAAAAGGAACAAATAAAGATGATTGGTTTGATATTGATAGATTGCCTAATGGTAAAACAAAAATTACAGGATATCGCATTATAAAAGGAGAAAAAGGTACTGTTTTTCATGAACGAACGTATCACAAATCTAAAACCAAAGAAATTTGGATTTATGGTTTAGATGATGATGATCATTTTGTAGTGAAAGGAGAAGATAAAAACTTAATTAAGGTTAGAATTATTGGCGGTCAAAACAATGATGTTTACAATATTATAAACGGTAAAAAAGTAAAAATTTACGATTACAAATCGAAGAAAAACACGTTTATCACCAATAAAGGAAACAGAAAACTGACGGATGATTACGAAACAAATATCTATGATTACAGAAAGCTTAAAAACAATCAATTTTTAATATCACCAACTATTGGCTTTAATCCGGATGATGGTGTAAAAATTGGCGTTTCTAATATATATACCGCTTATGGCTTTGAGAGAAACCCATTTACATCTCAACACACACTAAATGCAGCATTCTATTTTGCAACAAGCGGTTTTGAATTGAATTATTCGAGCGAGTTTGCAAACGTTTTTAAGAATTGGAATCTTGGTATAAATGCACGCTTTACGAGTCCTAATTTTGCAATGAATTATTTTGGAATTGGAAACAACACCATAAACCCAAATGCAAACCATGAAGAAGAGGAGGAAGAA
The nucleotide sequence above comes from Polaribacter butkevichii. Encoded proteins:
- a CDS encoding metallophosphoesterase, producing MKLFKYAVFTLLFLLISACATIKKQIAENQPKVIKKDSSKIEHTFYLIGDAGNSTLEEDSPALKYLNKHIKNASEKSTLLFLGDNVYETGIPKKSSKNYPLAKRRIEAQTNVAKEFKGNSIFIPGNHDWYHGLDGLKREEKLVEKALGKSAFLPNNGCPLEKVNISDDIVLIIVDTHWYLTNWDKHPTINDDCEIKTRTKFFDEFEGLIKKARGKTTIVALHHPMFTNGSHGGKYSFKSHTNPLPILGSLKNLIRKTSGLSNTDIQNKKYNELRKRIITLSQENDKTIFVSGHDHNLQYIVEDNLPQIVSGSGSKTTPTKLSGNAKFTYAAQGFAKLNIYKDGSSNVRFYTVKDDKVVYETNVLPANEKKNYTTFPKSNITEKKSSIYTKEEIDKSGVYRFLWGKRYRKYFGTEVNAPTVNLDTLFGGLRPVRKGGGHQSKSLRLKDKKGREYVMRALRKNAVQYLQAVAFKDQYIEGQFNDTATEDLLSDVFTGSHPYAPFTIGKLSDAVGVYHTNPVLYYIPKQNSLGSFNTEFGDELYMIEERASSGHGDKESFGFSNELISTDDLLKKLNKNENHILDEKSYIRARLFDMLIGDWDRHEDQWRWAEFEEGEQTIYRPVPRDRDQAFSIFGDGFLLSVATKIIPTLRLMQSYEEELNSPKWFNLEPYPLDMALITTANKADWDAQVKRITTHLTDAIIDDAFTNFPIEVRDKTVAEIKTKLQGRRRNLQKISDTYFDHINKFQVIKGTNKDDWFDIDRLPNGKTKITGYRIIKGEKGTVFHERTYHKSKTKEIWIYGLDDDDHFVVKGEDKNLIKVRIIGGQNNDVYNIINGKKVKIYDYKSKKNTFITNKGNRKLTDDYETNIYDYRKLKNNQFLISPTIGFNPDDGVKIGVSNIYTAYGFERNPFTSQHTLNAAFYFATSGFELNYSSEFANVFKNWNLGINARFTSPNFAMNYFGIGNNTINPNANHEEEEEEYNRVRIREITAGSFIHWKGDLGAKIKVGVNLQNYKVEKTAYRFIIKEFDTDNDIFKNQQFINTEASYLFENADNNAYPTMGMKTSLKVGYTSNLNNNNNFGYLVPAVSFDHKLVSSGKLVFATKAKSHFNFGDSYEFYQAASIGGNDGLRGFRNQRFTGKNSFYQSTDVRLLLNKVKTSLAPLNIGIYSGFDYGRIWGQQNNTTNLERNKDWNTSYGGGVFFNAANMLVANIAAFNSDDGFRVTVNLGFNF